AAGAACTCGACGTTGGAACCAGCCGCCTTCATGTGCGGGACGGCAAAGGCGGGAAGGACCGGACGACGGTGCTGCCCGAGCGCCTCCACGGCCCGCTCCGGCGCCACCTGCGGAAGGTGAAGGTCCAGTACGAAGAGGACTGCGCCGACGGCGTGGGCGGCGTCTACCTGCCCGACGCCCTGGCGGAAAAGTACCCGAATGCGGCGACGGAGTGGCGCTGGCAGTACGTGTTTCCCTCTACGAAGCTCTCGGAAGATCCACGCAGCGGGGCCGTCCGCCGCCACCACCGCTCCGACTCCGCCGTGCAGCGGGCCGTCAAACAGGCCGCCGACGCGGCGGAAATTGAAACGCACGCCACCTGCCACACTCTTCGACACTCCTTTGCGACGCACCTGCTGCAGGACGGCACCGATGTCCGGACCATTCAGCAGCTCCTGGGCCACGAGCAGCTGCGCACCACCATGCAGTACGTCCACGTTCTGGAACAGAGCGGCGCGGACGTGACGAGCCCGCTCGACACGTTGCCCAAGGACTCAACATAGCGCTCCCCCGCCTTCTCGAC
This portion of the Salinibacter grassmerensis genome encodes:
- a CDS encoding integron integrase, with product MPDAPDQSPKLLDQVRQTCRRRQYSYHTEKAYVRWVTRFVRFHDTTHPRHLVEDDIRAFLNHLASTRNVAASTQNQALNGLIFLYEQVLGVELDDVGPLDRADRPKRLPTVLSREEVHRLFDAMSTGPNRLIAHLLYGSGLRLSEALRLRVKELDVGTSRLHVRDGKGGKDRTTVLPERLHGPLRRHLRKVKVQYEEDCADGVGGVYLPDALAEKYPNAATEWRWQYVFPSTKLSEDPRSGAVRRHHRSDSAVQRAVKQAADAAEIETHATCHTLRHSFATHLLQDGTDVRTIQQLLGHEQLRTTMQYVHVLEQSGADVTSPLDTLPKDST